From the genome of Streptacidiphilus rugosus AM-16, one region includes:
- a CDS encoding DUF6755 family protein encodes MAPPADQPDDALATGAVEWSAPGSAQPRLNRPVAERYPQIRPTSGYGDSRVRHSGPGPGAGTDHDPERSAMLSGRLIVVLSIVVGQLWALGVGVDAWMQGRTSVAWWCAGFEALSFGIALAAWRFGPSDH; translated from the coding sequence ATGGCACCTCCGGCCGACCAGCCCGACGACGCCCTCGCCACCGGTGCGGTGGAGTGGAGCGCCCCGGGGAGCGCCCAGCCCCGGCTCAACCGGCCGGTTGCGGAGCGTTACCCCCAGATCCGGCCGACCAGTGGCTACGGCGACTCCCGGGTCCGACACAGCGGTCCCGGGCCCGGCGCGGGCACCGATCACGACCCGGAGCGCTCGGCGATGCTCAGCGGCCGGCTGATCGTGGTCCTCAGCATCGTGGTGGGCCAGCTCTGGGCCCTGGGCGTGGGCGTCGACGCCTGGATGCAGGGGCGTACCTCGGTCGCCTGGTGGTGCGCCGGCTTCGAGGCCCTGTCCTTCGGGATCGCCCTGGCCGCCTGGCGGTTCGGACCGTCCGACCACTGA
- a CDS encoding QcrA and Rieske domain-containing protein, with translation MTGEPRPDGQAPQDRDARCGSPDPGNPEERERLRDRLSADSLTSRRDYLRVMATVSGGLAVGSVAVAAGVLPRHGDAKAAEVVPLRVADDLPKGRAVTFNYPTAHDRAIAIRLQDGTLVGYSTVCTHLACGVLWRDDRGDEGQLYCPCHEGAFEPRNGAVVQGPPPRGLPKVLMLEQVDGSIWAVGTTYSDESPVHAACRELSAKDAKLGQVACPKSVRD, from the coding sequence ATGACCGGGGAACCGCGCCCGGACGGGCAGGCGCCACAGGACCGGGACGCCCGGTGCGGGAGTCCGGACCCTGGGAACCCGGAGGAGCGGGAACGGCTCCGCGACCGGCTCAGTGCCGATTCGCTGACCAGCCGTCGGGACTACCTGCGGGTCATGGCGACCGTGTCCGGAGGCCTGGCCGTCGGCTCGGTGGCCGTCGCCGCCGGGGTGCTGCCCCGGCACGGCGACGCCAAGGCGGCGGAGGTGGTCCCGCTCCGGGTCGCCGACGACCTGCCCAAGGGCCGTGCCGTGACCTTCAACTACCCGACCGCGCACGACCGGGCGATCGCGATCCGGCTTCAGGACGGCACGCTGGTGGGCTACTCCACCGTCTGTACCCACCTGGCCTGCGGTGTGCTGTGGCGGGACGACCGGGGAGACGAGGGGCAGCTGTACTGCCCGTGCCACGAGGGCGCCTTCGAACCGCGCAACGGCGCGGTGGTGCAGGGCCCGCCACCGCGGGGCCTGCCCAAGGTCCTGATGCTGGAGCAGGTCGACGGCTCCATCTGGGCCGTCGGGACCACCTACTCCGACGAGAGCCCGGTGCACGCGGCGTGCCGGGAGCTCAGCGCCAAGGACGCCAAGCTCGGGCAGGTCGCCTGCCCCAAGTCGGTAAGGGACTGA
- a CDS encoding penicillin acylase family protein has product MPRSKKFRRLRLLVVLVVLLLVAGVALGGWYGVRQVHASYPQTTGSIHLQGLSGPVDVIRDDKGIPQIYAASAEDLFMAQGYVQAQDRFWQMDVDRHITSGTLSSMFGSGQVQTDAFIRTMNWRGVAQQEWDSKLSAGTKKYLQAYSDGVNAWLKDHPGGAGASLEYALLGAVHGDYKPATWTPVDSISWLKAMAWDLSGNMQQEIDRSLLAGTFNAQQIAQLYPDYPYAANGTIIARTGTVGKDGKYVPVDGRTTPTGAAPGSPATGSGSTASTTPASYRTGSAGGRPAAQGAQQAAEALADNLAVLPTMLGRPGAAGIGSNSWVVDGRHTTTGMPLLANDPHLAPGMPSIWYQMGLHCNTVSAQCPFDVTGFTFPGMPGVIIGHNQSVSWGFTNLGADVQDLYLEQVNSDGTYLYDGKNVPFDTRTETIRVADGSAQTITVRSTKDGMPIISDHSTEEQTVGRDAPADGTAPPRGGGYAIALKWTALIPNNTMDAVFELDRATNFTAFRAAAADFSVPAQNLIYADTAGHIGYQMPGQIPIRPKVDGTASDGTYPQPGWDSRYAWEPKFVDFKSLPWEEDPKAGYIVTANQAAVDTSYPYLITKDWDYGTRAAKITSLIKGKLAGGGKISPDDMASIQLDDTSVFATTLVPYLLKIQLTDPYYKDAQDLLRGWNLQQDAGSAAAAYYNAVWSNLLHLALDEKFPAEVRSTTDCIMVVPADKAGIPQDDVNGTPKRVRTCGLRDGATAQPDGNDQWMTVIGGLLTQPKSPWWNWTDSLGRQQTEGRDSLLKQAMIDARKQLTSLMGKDISGWSWGRIHTLDLKERTLGSDDSSVASGMVHWMLNRGPYRLDGGSAAVDAASWNAANGFTVDEAPSMRMIVNLGNFDASRWINIGGASGHAFSPHYDDQMPLWVSGQMLSWAYDRKTVEAAAEDKLSLTP; this is encoded by the coding sequence ATGCCCCGCTCCAAGAAGTTCCGTCGTCTGCGCCTGTTGGTGGTGCTGGTCGTGCTGCTGCTGGTGGCCGGCGTCGCCCTCGGCGGCTGGTACGGCGTGCGCCAGGTGCACGCCTCGTACCCGCAGACCACCGGCAGCATCCACCTGCAGGGCCTCTCCGGTCCGGTCGACGTGATCAGGGACGACAAGGGCATCCCGCAGATCTACGCCGCCAGTGCCGAGGACCTCTTCATGGCCCAGGGCTATGTGCAGGCGCAGGACCGCTTCTGGCAGATGGACGTGGACCGGCACATCACCTCCGGCACGCTCAGCTCGATGTTCGGCTCGGGCCAGGTCCAGACGGACGCCTTCATCCGCACCATGAACTGGCGCGGCGTCGCTCAGCAGGAGTGGGACTCGAAGCTGTCGGCCGGGACGAAGAAGTACCTCCAGGCCTACAGCGACGGCGTCAACGCCTGGCTCAAGGACCACCCGGGCGGCGCCGGGGCCTCCCTGGAGTACGCGCTGCTCGGCGCCGTCCACGGCGACTACAAGCCCGCCACGTGGACGCCCGTCGACTCGATCTCCTGGCTCAAGGCAATGGCCTGGGACCTCAGCGGCAACATGCAGCAGGAGATCGACCGCTCGCTGCTGGCCGGGACCTTCAACGCCCAGCAGATCGCCCAGCTGTACCCGGACTACCCGTACGCGGCGAACGGCACGATCATCGCGAGGACCGGAACCGTGGGCAAGGACGGCAAGTACGTCCCGGTCGACGGCCGGACCACGCCGACCGGCGCCGCCCCGGGCTCGCCGGCCACCGGTTCCGGCTCCACCGCGAGCACGACGCCCGCCTCCTACCGGACCGGGAGCGCCGGCGGCCGTCCCGCCGCCCAGGGCGCACAGCAGGCCGCCGAGGCGCTGGCGGACAACCTCGCCGTGCTGCCGACCATGCTCGGCCGTCCCGGCGCGGCGGGCATCGGCTCCAACTCCTGGGTGGTCGACGGCCGGCACACCACGACCGGCATGCCCCTGCTGGCCAACGATCCGCACCTGGCCCCCGGCATGCCGTCCATCTGGTACCAGATGGGTCTGCACTGCAACACCGTCAGCGCCCAGTGCCCGTTCGACGTCACCGGCTTCACCTTCCCCGGCATGCCCGGAGTGATCATCGGTCACAACCAGAGCGTCTCCTGGGGCTTCACCAACCTCGGCGCGGACGTCCAGGACCTCTACCTGGAGCAGGTCAACAGCGACGGCACCTATCTCTACGACGGCAAGAACGTGCCGTTCGACACCCGCACGGAGACCATCCGGGTCGCCGACGGCTCGGCCCAGACCATCACGGTGCGCAGCACCAAGGACGGGATGCCGATCATCTCGGACCACAGCACGGAGGAGCAGACCGTCGGCCGTGACGCGCCCGCCGACGGCACCGCCCCGCCGCGCGGCGGCGGCTACGCCATCGCGCTCAAGTGGACCGCGCTGATTCCGAACAACACCATGGACGCGGTGTTCGAGCTCGACCGGGCCACGAACTTCACCGCGTTCCGGGCGGCGGCGGCGGACTTCTCCGTCCCCGCGCAGAACCTCATCTACGCGGACACCGCCGGCCACATCGGCTACCAGATGCCGGGCCAGATCCCGATCCGCCCCAAGGTCGACGGTACGGCGAGCGACGGCACCTACCCGCAGCCGGGCTGGGACTCCCGCTACGCCTGGGAGCCGAAGTTCGTCGACTTCAAGTCGCTGCCCTGGGAGGAGGACCCGAAGGCCGGGTACATCGTCACGGCCAACCAGGCCGCGGTGGACACCTCCTACCCGTACCTGATCACCAAGGACTGGGACTACGGCACCCGCGCGGCCAAGATCACCTCGCTGATCAAGGGCAAGCTGGCCGGCGGCGGCAAGATCTCGCCGGACGACATGGCCTCCATCCAGCTGGACGACACCAGTGTCTTCGCGACGACGCTCGTGCCGTACCTGCTCAAGATCCAGCTGACCGACCCGTACTACAAGGACGCACAGGACCTGCTTCGCGGCTGGAACCTCCAGCAGGACGCGGGCTCGGCCGCGGCGGCGTACTACAACGCGGTCTGGTCCAACCTGCTCCACCTGGCGCTGGACGAGAAGTTCCCGGCCGAGGTGCGCAGCACCACCGACTGCATCATGGTCGTCCCGGCCGACAAAGCCGGCATCCCGCAGGACGACGTCAACGGCACGCCCAAGCGGGTCCGCACCTGCGGCCTCCGTGACGGCGCGACCGCGCAGCCCGACGGCAACGACCAGTGGATGACCGTGATCGGCGGCCTGCTGACCCAGCCGAAGAGCCCGTGGTGGAACTGGACGGACAGCCTCGGCCGCCAGCAGACCGAGGGTCGCGACTCCCTGCTGAAGCAGGCCATGATCGACGCCCGCAAGCAGCTGACCTCGCTGATGGGCAAGGACATCAGCGGCTGGAGCTGGGGCCGCATCCACACGCTCGACCTCAAGGAGCGCACGCTCGGTTCGGACGACTCGTCCGTCGCCTCCGGCATGGTGCACTGGATGCTCAACCGCGGCCCCTACAGGCTCGACGGCGGCAGCGCGGCGGTCGACGCGGCGAGTTGGAACGCGGCGAACGGCTTCACGGTCGACGAGGCCCCGTCGATGCGGATGATCGTCAACCTGGGGAACTTCGACGCGTCCCGCTGGATCAACATCGGCGGCGCCTCCGGCCACGCGTTCAGTCCGCACTACGACGACCAGATGCCGCTGTGGGTCTCGGGGCAGATGCTCAGCTGGGCCTACGACCGCAAGACGGTCGAGGCGGCGGCCGAGGACAAGCTCTCGCTGACGCCATGA
- a CDS encoding potassium/proton antiporter: protein MSVHRLDLLLLLFSLVLLVAVAAVRLSSRSGLPSLLLYLGIGVLLGHDGIAGITFDNAMLTQVLGYAALVVILAEGGLGTRWNDIRPSVPAAAVLATLGTVVSVGVVALGAHLFTGADWRIALLLGAIVSSTDAAAVFSVLRRVPLPARLSGLLEAESGFNDAPVVILVVAFATSGPIDSWWMLAGTVVVELAIGLAVGLVLGRLGALTLRHVALPSSGLYPIAVVALTLLAYAGGALLHGSGFLAVYICALVLGNARLPHGPATRGFAEGLAWIAQISMFVMLGLLVNPHTMGDAVVPAFVVGLVLVLAARPASVLLTLTPFRVGWREQTLLSWAGLRGAVPIVLATIPVVHAVPGADQLFNTVFLLVVVFTLIQGPTLPWLATWLRISESAHADDLEVESAPLERLHGHLLSVSVGPHSRLAGVEVSELRLPAGAAVTLVVREGTSFVPGPTTALRHADDLLVVTTDAVRDRAERRLRAVDRGGKLAGWLSGTRGEY, encoded by the coding sequence GTGTCCGTCCACCGGCTCGACCTGCTCCTCCTGCTGTTCTCCCTGGTGCTGCTGGTCGCCGTCGCGGCGGTCCGGCTCTCCTCCCGCAGCGGGCTGCCCAGCCTGCTGCTCTACCTGGGCATCGGGGTCCTGCTCGGCCATGACGGCATCGCCGGCATCACCTTCGACAACGCCATGCTCACGCAGGTACTCGGCTATGCCGCCCTGGTGGTGATCCTGGCGGAGGGCGGCCTCGGCACCCGGTGGAACGACATCAGGCCCTCCGTCCCGGCCGCCGCCGTGCTGGCCACCCTCGGCACGGTGGTCAGCGTCGGCGTGGTGGCCCTCGGCGCCCACCTGTTCACCGGGGCGGACTGGCGCATCGCCCTGCTGCTGGGCGCCATCGTCTCCTCCACCGACGCGGCGGCGGTCTTCTCCGTGCTGCGTCGGGTGCCGCTGCCCGCGCGGCTGAGCGGACTGCTGGAGGCGGAGTCCGGCTTCAACGACGCCCCCGTCGTCATCCTGGTCGTCGCCTTCGCGACCTCGGGACCGATCGACTCCTGGTGGATGCTGGCGGGGACGGTGGTGGTGGAGCTGGCGATCGGTCTGGCCGTGGGCCTGGTGCTCGGTCGACTGGGCGCGCTGACGCTGCGCCACGTCGCGCTGCCCTCCTCCGGCCTCTACCCGATCGCCGTCGTCGCGCTGACGCTGCTCGCCTACGCGGGCGGCGCGCTGCTGCACGGCTCGGGCTTCCTCGCCGTCTACATCTGCGCCCTGGTGCTCGGCAACGCCCGACTGCCGCACGGCCCCGCCACCCGCGGCTTCGCCGAGGGCCTGGCCTGGATCGCGCAGATCAGCATGTTCGTCATGCTGGGCCTGCTGGTGAACCCGCACACCATGGGGGACGCGGTGGTGCCCGCGTTCGTCGTCGGACTGGTGCTGGTGCTGGCGGCCCGCCCGGCCTCGGTGCTGCTGACCCTCACCCCGTTCCGGGTGGGCTGGCGCGAGCAGACGCTGCTGAGCTGGGCCGGCCTGCGCGGCGCCGTGCCGATCGTGCTGGCCACCATCCCGGTGGTGCACGCCGTACCGGGAGCCGACCAGCTCTTCAACACGGTCTTCCTGCTCGTCGTCGTCTTCACCCTGATCCAGGGGCCGACGCTGCCCTGGCTCGCCACCTGGCTGCGGATCTCGGAGTCCGCACACGCCGACGATCTGGAGGTGGAGTCCGCCCCGTTGGAGCGGCTGCACGGGCACCTGCTCTCGGTCTCGGTCGGTCCGCACTCGCGGCTCGCCGGAGTCGAGGTGAGCGAGCTGCGCCTGCCCGCGGGCGCGGCGGTGACGCTCGTGGTCCGCGAGGGGACGAGCTTCGTCCCCGGCCCGACGACGGCGTTGCGGCACGCGGACGACCTGCTCGTGGTGACCACCGACGCCGTGCGGGACCGGGCGGAACGCCGCTTGCGCGCGGTCGACCGGGGCGGCAAGCTGGCCGGCTGGCTGAGCGGCACGCGGGGCGAGTACTGA
- a CDS encoding S-methyl-5'-thioadenosine phosphorylase: MTDQSAAAVRAEIGIIGGTGLYALVDDLDEVVVDTPYGAPSDSLFVGEFAGRRVAFLPRHGRAHRIPPHAINYRANLWALRSLGVRQVLGPCATGGLRPQFGPGTLLVPDQFVDRTTGRVQTYYDGLTRADGRVPEVVHVSAADPYCPTGRATAVKAAHAAGWPPVDGGTLVVIEGPRFSTRAESRWYSSQGWSVVGMTGHPEAVLARELALCYTSLTLVTDLDAGVETGQGVTHAEVLAEFARNIGRLRGVLTGTVAALPATADRDCICAHALDGLDTGL, encoded by the coding sequence ATGACAGACCAGTCAGCTGCAGCGGTCCGGGCCGAGATCGGCATCATCGGCGGCACGGGGCTCTACGCGCTCGTGGACGACCTGGACGAGGTCGTCGTCGACACCCCCTACGGCGCTCCCAGCGACTCGCTCTTCGTGGGCGAGTTCGCGGGGCGCCGTGTGGCGTTCCTGCCGCGGCACGGGAGGGCGCACCGGATCCCCCCGCACGCGATCAACTACCGGGCCAACCTCTGGGCCCTGCGTTCCCTCGGTGTCCGGCAGGTGCTCGGCCCCTGCGCGACGGGCGGCCTGCGCCCCCAGTTCGGCCCCGGCACGCTGCTGGTCCCCGACCAGTTCGTGGACCGCACCACCGGACGCGTCCAGACTTACTACGACGGACTGACACGCGCCGACGGCCGGGTCCCCGAGGTGGTCCACGTCTCGGCGGCCGACCCCTACTGCCCGACCGGGCGGGCGACCGCGGTGAAGGCCGCGCACGCGGCGGGCTGGCCGCCGGTCGACGGCGGCACGCTGGTGGTGATCGAGGGCCCGCGCTTCTCCACCCGGGCCGAGTCCCGCTGGTACAGCTCGCAGGGCTGGTCGGTGGTGGGCATGACCGGGCATCCGGAGGCGGTGCTCGCCCGCGAACTCGCGCTCTGCTACACCTCGCTCACCCTGGTGACCGACCTGGACGCGGGCGTGGAGACCGGCCAGGGCGTGACCCACGCGGAGGTGCTGGCGGAGTTCGCCAGGAACATCGGCCGCCTGCGCGGCGTGCTGACCGGGACGGTGGCCGCGCTGCCGGCCACGGCGGACCGGGACTGCATCTGCGCGCACGCACTGGACGGCCTGGACACCGGGCTGTAG
- a CDS encoding molybdopterin oxidoreductase family protein: MTGVDATRDRTVPLDPAVAPPGTRNFRDAGGLPADRWRADQAKQTLVPTHCCFCGVQCGMYLRVNEHGKVFGVEPRNHDINRSRLCPKGLNAYQQVNHPDRLTAPLLRRNRDEEFREASWEEALDFTVAEIRRIQAEYGRDAFGMLGGASLFSEKTYLVGKFARVALKTRHVDYNGRLCMVSAAGANKLAFGIDRAANPFSDILQTDCLLIVGSNVGECFPVMTQYLWGARDRGATLIVVDPRETAIARTADVHVALRSGTDSAFFNAVLHVVIKEGLVDEEFVAAHTTGWAEVQAHVAAWTPERAAEVCGIPAAQIVQVARMFGGAEKAMAWHARGIEHHTQGVENCLSVINLCTATGHLGRPGAGYGTITGQGNGQGGREHGQKSDLLPGGRSIADPAARAFISLFWGIEESELPQAGTSMMEMVWQMQREEIRGLIGVCNNPFVSLPHYATVKDGYDRLQFHAQFDFFLSETAANAHVVFPVTTWAEDEGVMANAEARVIKHNKAQEPPPGVRTDTWVMCEIAERLGEGDKFAFAGAREVFDELREASRGSVNDYYGITYERLEQTGGISWPCPEPDHPGTPRLFEGGRTYHPDGKVHMQVVEWHEPADAFDETYPMRLTTGRTVAHFLSGNQTRRLGALVEQTPRPWVEVHPSHGFRTGDPVRVTTRRGTEVFPALVTEAIRPDHVFVPYHWPVPTAANALTIDALDPRSKIPEYKVCACRIERAERVDEVPAPPTPPGRPACPEVQAPRTTTRPPTSPQGRGTGEGS; the protein is encoded by the coding sequence GTGACCGGAGTGGATGCCACGCGGGACCGGACCGTCCCCCTGGACCCCGCGGTCGCGCCGCCGGGCACCCGCAACTTCCGGGACGCGGGCGGTCTGCCCGCCGACCGGTGGCGGGCCGACCAGGCGAAGCAGACGCTGGTGCCCACGCACTGCTGCTTCTGCGGCGTGCAGTGCGGGATGTACCTGCGGGTCAACGAGCACGGCAAGGTCTTCGGCGTCGAACCGCGCAACCACGACATCAACCGCAGCCGGCTCTGCCCCAAGGGGCTGAACGCCTACCAGCAGGTCAACCACCCGGACCGGCTCACCGCGCCGCTGCTGCGGCGCAATCGCGACGAGGAGTTCCGCGAGGCGAGCTGGGAGGAGGCGCTCGACTTCACCGTCGCCGAGATCCGCCGGATCCAGGCCGAGTACGGACGCGACGCCTTCGGCATGCTCGGCGGGGCCAGCCTCTTCTCGGAGAAGACCTACCTGGTCGGCAAGTTCGCGAGGGTCGCCCTGAAGACCCGTCATGTCGACTACAACGGCCGGCTCTGCATGGTCAGCGCCGCCGGAGCCAACAAGCTCGCCTTCGGCATCGACCGCGCCGCCAACCCCTTCAGCGACATCCTGCAGACGGACTGCCTGCTGATCGTCGGCTCCAACGTCGGCGAGTGCTTCCCGGTGATGACCCAGTACCTGTGGGGCGCGCGGGACCGCGGGGCGACGCTGATCGTCGTCGACCCGCGCGAGACCGCGATCGCGCGGACCGCGGACGTGCACGTCGCCCTGCGCTCGGGCACCGACTCGGCGTTCTTCAACGCGGTGCTGCATGTGGTGATCAAGGAGGGGCTGGTCGACGAGGAGTTCGTCGCCGCCCACACGACCGGCTGGGCGGAGGTGCAGGCACACGTCGCCGCATGGACCCCTGAGCGCGCGGCCGAGGTCTGCGGCATTCCCGCGGCCCAGATCGTCCAGGTCGCCCGGATGTTCGGCGGCGCGGAGAAGGCGATGGCCTGGCACGCGCGCGGGATCGAGCACCACACCCAAGGGGTGGAGAACTGCCTCTCCGTCATCAACCTGTGCACGGCCACCGGCCACCTCGGCCGCCCCGGTGCCGGCTACGGCACCATCACCGGGCAGGGCAACGGGCAGGGCGGGCGCGAACACGGCCAGAAGTCCGACCTGCTGCCGGGCGGCCGCTCCATCGCGGACCCCGCCGCGCGCGCCTTCATCTCGCTGTTCTGGGGCATCGAGGAGTCCGAACTGCCGCAGGCCGGCACCTCCATGATGGAGATGGTCTGGCAGATGCAGCGGGAGGAGATCCGCGGGCTGATCGGCGTCTGCAACAACCCCTTCGTCTCGCTGCCCCACTACGCCACCGTCAAGGACGGCTACGACCGGCTGCAGTTCCACGCGCAGTTCGACTTCTTCCTGTCCGAGACGGCGGCCAACGCGCACGTGGTCTTCCCGGTGACGACCTGGGCGGAGGACGAGGGCGTGATGGCCAACGCCGAGGCCCGCGTGATCAAGCACAACAAGGCGCAGGAGCCGCCGCCCGGGGTGCGCACCGACACCTGGGTGATGTGCGAGATCGCCGAGCGGCTCGGGGAGGGGGACAAGTTCGCCTTCGCCGGAGCCCGCGAGGTCTTCGACGAGCTCAGGGAAGCCTCCCGGGGCTCCGTCAACGACTACTACGGCATCACCTACGAGCGGCTGGAGCAGACCGGCGGCATCTCCTGGCCCTGCCCCGAACCTGACCATCCGGGTACGCCCCGACTCTTCGAGGGCGGGCGGACCTACCACCCGGACGGCAAGGTCCACATGCAGGTCGTCGAGTGGCACGAGCCCGCCGACGCCTTCGACGAGACCTACCCGATGCGGCTGACCACCGGCCGGACCGTGGCGCACTTCCTGTCCGGCAACCAGACGCGCCGGCTGGGCGCGCTGGTCGAGCAGACGCCGCGCCCGTGGGTGGAGGTGCACCCCTCCCACGGCTTCCGCACCGGGGACCCGGTCCGGGTCACCACCCGGCGCGGCACCGAGGTGTTCCCGGCCCTGGTCACCGAGGCCATCCGGCCGGACCACGTCTTCGTGCCGTACCACTGGCCGGTGCCGACCGCCGCGAACGCCCTGACCATCGACGCCCTGGACCCGCGCTCGAAGATCCCCGAGTACAAGGTCTGCGCCTGCCGGATCGAGCGCGCCGAGCGGGTGGACGAGGTGCCGGCGCCGCCGACGCCGCCGGGCCGCCCCGCCTGTCCCGAGGTCCAGGCCCCGCGGACCACCACCCGTCCGCCGACCTCTCCCCAGGGGCGCGGCACCGGCGAAGGGAGCTGA
- the mscL gene encoding large conductance mechanosensitive channel protein MscL, with product MKGFKAFLLRGNVVDLAVAVVIGAAFTKVINSIVDGIINPVVGAFGTQDLNAYSSCLKGTCQLDKATGKVDGILIQWGTVLGAVLSFVITAAVVYFLIVLPMNHFMKRYMSKKDAPVEVVKEPEISEVEILGEIRDLLVAQRG from the coding sequence ATGAAAGGCTTCAAGGCATTCCTGCTCCGCGGCAACGTCGTGGATCTCGCAGTCGCGGTCGTCATCGGCGCCGCGTTCACCAAGGTCATCAACTCGATCGTCGACGGGATCATCAACCCGGTCGTCGGGGCGTTCGGCACCCAGGACCTCAACGCGTACTCGTCCTGCCTGAAGGGCACCTGCCAGCTGGACAAGGCGACCGGCAAGGTCGACGGCATCCTCATCCAGTGGGGCACGGTCCTCGGAGCCGTGCTCAGCTTCGTGATCACGGCAGCAGTCGTCTACTTCCTCATCGTGCTGCCGATGAACCACTTCATGAAGCGCTACATGTCCAAGAAGGACGCGCCCGTCGAGGTGGTCAAGGAGCCGGAGATCAGCGAGGTCGAGATCCTCGGCGAGATCCGCGACCTGCTCGTCGCACAGCGCGGCTGA
- a CDS encoding 4Fe-4S dicluster domain-containing protein has protein sequence MMGRTLFIDPGRCIGCQACVSGCRECDSHRGKSMIHLDYPDEGHSVASLPTVCMHCEDPVAPCAEVCPAEAILISPDGVVHEADPTRCIGCSNCVNACPFGVPKIDLAAKLQLKCNLCYDRTELGLAPMCATVCPTGALFYGTLEELQAERPGVSVSNWFEFGDTGISTGVGMIVPWDRGERPVPGGLPLVAVNGRDVTGTAGGGSAGSGPSGSTVAAGGAA, from the coding sequence ATGATGGGCCGGACCCTTTTCATCGACCCTGGACGCTGCATCGGCTGCCAGGCCTGTGTCTCCGGCTGCCGGGAGTGCGACTCGCACCGTGGCAAGTCGATGATCCACCTCGACTACCCGGACGAGGGCCACAGCGTCGCCTCGCTGCCGACGGTCTGCATGCACTGCGAGGACCCGGTCGCGCCCTGCGCCGAGGTCTGCCCGGCGGAGGCGATCCTGATCAGCCCGGACGGGGTGGTCCACGAGGCCGACCCGACCCGCTGCATCGGCTGCTCGAACTGCGTCAACGCCTGCCCCTTCGGCGTTCCGAAGATCGATCTGGCGGCGAAGCTCCAGCTGAAGTGCAACCTCTGCTACGACCGCACCGAGCTGGGCCTGGCCCCGATGTGCGCGACGGTCTGTCCGACGGGCGCGCTCTTCTACGGCACCCTGGAGGAGCTCCAGGCCGAGCGGCCCGGCGTCTCGGTGTCGAACTGGTTCGAGTTCGGGGACACCGGCATCAGCACCGGGGTCGGCATGATCGTCCCCTGGGACCGGGGCGAGCGCCCGGTGCCCGGCGGGCTGCCGCTGGTGGCCGTCAACGGCCGCGACGTCACCGGCACCGCCGGCGGCGGTAGCGCCGGCAGCGGCCCTTCCGGCAGCACCGTGGCTGCGGGAGGTGCGGCATGA
- a CDS encoding FmdB family zinc ribbon protein, translating into MPTYQYQCTQCGNGLEAVQKFSDAALTECPECGGKLRKIFSAVGVVFKGSGFYRTDSRSSSSSSISSSSTSAPAASSSSSTSSSTSSSSSSGSASSGSAGSAA; encoded by the coding sequence GTGCCGACGTACCAGTACCAGTGCACCCAGTGCGGCAACGGCCTCGAGGCCGTGCAGAAGTTCAGCGACGCCGCGCTGACCGAGTGCCCCGAGTGCGGCGGCAAGCTGCGCAAGATCTTCTCCGCGGTGGGCGTGGTCTTCAAGGGATCCGGCTTCTACCGGACCGACAGCCGCTCCTCGTCCAGCAGCAGCATCTCGTCCTCGTCGACGAGCGCGCCCGCGGCGTCGAGCTCCTCTTCGACGTCCTCCTCGACGTCCTCGTCGAGCTCTTCCGGTTCCGCCTCGTCCGGCTCGGCCGGTTCCGCCGCCTGA